The following coding sequences lie in one Erwinia amylovora genomic window:
- a CDS encoding DUF2884 domain-containing protein → MRKMLFSGALLILAAGQAQADYQCRVNPQDDIVISPQQVKVVGASGNLSISPAGDVLRNGNPVSTDPATRQKAIDYQNALRRDLPWIDNGAKQRLEKGRVALDRVIVDKLGQNSNVRKRLTTLDGQLKQQMNRIIEHRNDGLTFHHQAVAEVRQDGEQLVQSALGGVVQDSLNEMGTKSVGNGDNPLQAIMGNLGGLQQSIQNEWNNQQQDFQNFGHQVCNRVINLEDQRKALIAGLK, encoded by the coding sequence ATGCGCAAAATGCTTTTCAGTGGAGCATTGCTCATTCTCGCTGCAGGCCAGGCTCAGGCAGACTACCAGTGTCGCGTTAATCCTCAGGACGACATCGTTATCAGCCCACAGCAGGTAAAAGTGGTGGGGGCCAGCGGCAACCTGTCGATTTCACCTGCAGGTGACGTGCTGCGTAACGGCAACCCGGTGAGTACTGACCCGGCAACCCGGCAAAAGGCGATAGACTATCAGAACGCGCTGCGGCGTGATTTACCGTGGATTGACAACGGCGCGAAACAGCGGCTGGAAAAAGGCCGTGTGGCGCTGGACCGGGTGATCGTCGACAAGCTTGGCCAGAACAGCAATGTGCGTAAGCGCCTCACCACGCTGGACGGCCAGCTGAAGCAGCAGATGAACCGTATTATCGAGCATCGTAACGACGGTCTGACCTTTCATCATCAGGCAGTGGCAGAGGTGCGCCAGGACGGCGAGCAGCTGGTGCAAAGCGCTCTGGGTGGCGTGGTACAGGATAGCCTGAATGAGATGGGCACTAAATCGGTCGGCAATGGTGATAATCCGCTGCAGGCGATTATGGGCAACCTGGGGGGCTTGCAGCAGTCGATTCAGAATGAATGGAATAACCAGCAGCAGGATTTCCAGAATTTCGGGCATCAAGTCTGTAACCGCGTGATTAACCTGGAAGACCAGCGCAAGGCACTGATTGCCGGATTGAAATGA
- the hemW gene encoding radical SAM family heme chaperone HemW, which produces MVNLPALSLYIHIPWCVQKCPYCDFNSHALKGEVPHKEYVQHLLNDLDIDLPLTSGREVSTLFIGGGTPSLLSSEAMQMLLDGVRARLPLAPDAEITMEANPGAVEADRFSGYQRAGINRISIGVQSFSPAKLQRLGRIHGPDEARRAAELAAGLGLRSFNLDLMHGLPDQSLEEALDDLRQAIALNPPHLSWYQLTIEPNTLFASRPPRLPDEDDLWDIFEQGHQLLCAAGYQQYETSAYAKPGYRCEHNLNYWRFGDYLGIGCGAHGKLTQPDGAIIRTSKTRHPRGFMAGNYLDKRYEVADAGKPFEFFMNRFRLLEAAPRAEYTRYTGLPEHSVRAQIDTALAKGYLTETVEHWQVTEKGKLFLNSLLELFLTE; this is translated from the coding sequence ATGGTTAATCTGCCCGCATTAAGCCTGTATATCCATATCCCCTGGTGTGTACAAAAATGCCCGTATTGTGATTTCAATTCGCACGCTTTGAAAGGCGAGGTGCCTCACAAAGAGTACGTGCAGCACCTGCTGAACGACCTGGATATTGACCTGCCCCTGACTTCAGGCCGCGAGGTTAGCACCCTCTTTATCGGTGGGGGTACTCCCAGCCTGCTAAGCAGTGAGGCGATGCAGATGCTGCTGGATGGCGTGCGGGCACGGTTACCGCTGGCGCCGGACGCCGAAATCACAATGGAAGCCAACCCCGGCGCGGTCGAGGCCGATCGCTTTAGCGGCTACCAGCGCGCCGGCATTAACCGCATCTCCATTGGTGTACAGAGCTTTAGCCCGGCCAAACTGCAACGCCTCGGGCGTATTCACGGCCCGGACGAAGCCAGGCGTGCGGCGGAGCTTGCCGCCGGCCTTGGTCTGCGCAGTTTTAACCTTGACCTGATGCATGGCCTGCCGGATCAGTCGCTGGAAGAAGCGCTGGACGATTTACGTCAGGCGATTGCCCTTAACCCGCCGCATCTGTCGTGGTATCAGCTGACCATCGAGCCGAATACGCTGTTTGCATCAAGGCCGCCGCGACTGCCGGATGAAGATGACCTGTGGGATATTTTCGAGCAGGGCCATCAGTTGCTGTGCGCCGCCGGTTATCAACAGTACGAGACGTCCGCCTATGCCAAACCCGGATATCGCTGCGAGCACAACCTGAATTACTGGCGTTTCGGTGATTACCTCGGTATTGGCTGCGGCGCGCACGGTAAGTTGACCCAGCCAGACGGGGCGATAATCCGCACCAGCAAAACCCGTCATCCGCGTGGTTTTATGGCCGGTAACTATCTGGATAAGCGTTATGAGGTGGCCGATGCCGGGAAGCCGTTCGAGTTCTTTATGAACCGCTTTCGCCTGCTGGAAGCCGCGCCGCGCGCCGAATATACGCGTTATACCGGGCTGCCAGAACACAGCGTGCGCGCGCAGATCGACACGGCGCTGGCCAAAGGCTATCTGACGGAAACCGTTGAACACTGGCAGGTGACAGAGAAAGGCAAACTGTTCCTGAACTCGCTGCTGGAGCTGTTCCTGACAGAATAG
- the rdgB gene encoding RdgB/HAM1 family non-canonical purine NTP pyrophosphatase has translation MQKVVLATGNPGKVHELAELLAASGLDIVAQTDLGVESAEETGLTFIENAILKARHASAMTGLPAIADDSGLAVDILGGAPGIYSARYAGENASDQQNLDKLLAALDAVADGERQAHFHCVLVYLRHAADPTPLVFHGSWTGEIARTPSGVGGFGYDPIFFVPELGKTAAELSKSEKLAVSHRGKALNLLLSAMRHG, from the coding sequence ATGCAAAAAGTTGTACTCGCCACCGGCAACCCCGGTAAGGTGCATGAGCTGGCCGAACTGCTGGCGGCCTCAGGTCTTGATATCGTGGCGCAGACGGATCTGGGCGTGGAGTCAGCCGAAGAGACCGGGTTGACCTTTATTGAGAACGCCATCCTGAAAGCGCGCCACGCCTCGGCGATGACCGGGCTACCGGCGATTGCCGATGATTCTGGCCTGGCGGTAGATATACTCGGCGGCGCACCGGGTATTTATTCGGCCCGCTATGCGGGTGAAAATGCCTCTGACCAGCAGAATCTGGACAAACTTCTGGCAGCACTGGATGCCGTAGCAGACGGCGAGCGTCAGGCGCATTTCCACTGCGTGCTGGTCTATCTGCGCCATGCCGCTGACCCAACGCCGCTGGTGTTCCACGGCAGCTGGACGGGTGAGATTGCTCGCACCCCTTCTGGCGTTGGCGGTTTCGGCTATGATCCGATCTTCTTTGTCCCGGAGCTGGGTAAAACGGCGGCCGAACTGAGCAAGAGTGAGAAGCTGGCCGTGTCCCATCGCGGGAAAGCGCTGAACCTGCTGCTGAGCGCGATGAGACATGGTTAA
- a CDS encoding YggT family protein produces MLALIFLVTTVMAIYIKVLLLRIWMQWARCDFYNPFSQFVVKITQPIVKPLRRIIPSIGPLDTASLLIAFIVSVLSVPVMLRLFIPDPIFLYLGLVLLVKAAGVLVFWVIIVRSLMSWISQGRNPVDYVLLQLTEPLMAPIRRFIPAMGGIDFSAMAVILVLYMLNFLGLEYIPGWAQF; encoded by the coding sequence ATGCTAGCGTTGATCTTTCTGGTAACAACGGTGATGGCGATTTATATCAAGGTGCTGTTACTGCGCATCTGGATGCAGTGGGCACGCTGCGACTTCTATAACCCGTTTTCGCAGTTCGTGGTGAAAATCACCCAGCCCATCGTCAAACCGTTGCGGCGTATCATCCCCTCCATTGGGCCGCTTGATACTGCTTCTCTGCTGATCGCTTTTATCGTCAGCGTGCTTTCAGTCCCGGTCATGCTGCGTCTGTTCATCCCGGACCCGATTTTCCTCTATCTGGGCCTGGTGCTGCTGGTTAAGGCGGCTGGCGTACTGGTATTCTGGGTCATCATCGTCCGCTCGTTGATGAGCTGGATAAGCCAGGGACGTAACCCGGTTGATTATGTGCTGTTACAGCTGACAGAACCGTTAATGGCACCAATCCGCCGTTTTATCCCGGCGATGGGCGGCATCGACTTCTCGGCGATGGCGGTGATCCTCGTCCTGTATATGCTCAATTTCCTGGGGCTGGAATATATTCCAGGCTGGGCGCAATTCTAA
- a CDS encoding YggS family pyridoxal phosphate-dependent enzyme — protein sequence MTSIKHNLQQVRQRISTAAAKCGRDPQEITLLAVSKTKPASAVEEAVAAGQCCFGENYVQEGVDKIQLLANPALAWHFIGPLQSNKSRLVAENFDWCHTVDRLRIASRLSQQRPDNLAPLNILIQINISAEPSKSGIMLAELPALAQQIAALPRLKLRGLMAIPAPQDSYDSQLAVCQQMTTAFKQLQQDYPGVDTLSLGMSDDMDAAIAAGSTMVRIGTAIFGARDYVSATATHNN from the coding sequence ATGACTTCGATTAAGCACAACTTACAGCAAGTACGGCAGCGGATCTCAACAGCAGCAGCTAAGTGCGGCCGCGATCCACAAGAGATTACGCTGCTTGCAGTGAGCAAAACCAAACCTGCGAGCGCGGTCGAAGAAGCGGTCGCCGCCGGACAATGCTGCTTCGGTGAAAACTACGTGCAGGAAGGGGTAGATAAAATCCAGCTGCTGGCGAACCCTGCCCTTGCCTGGCACTTTATCGGGCCGCTGCAATCTAATAAGAGTCGTCTGGTGGCGGAAAACTTTGACTGGTGTCATACCGTCGACCGCCTGCGCATTGCCAGCCGTCTTAGCCAGCAACGACCAGATAATCTGGCTCCGCTCAATATTCTGATTCAGATAAATATCAGTGCAGAGCCGAGCAAATCAGGCATTATGCTGGCAGAGCTGCCAGCGCTGGCGCAGCAGATAGCTGCGCTGCCGCGTCTCAAGCTGCGCGGGTTGATGGCAATCCCGGCACCGCAAGACAGCTATGATAGTCAGCTGGCGGTGTGTCAGCAGATGACGACGGCATTTAAACAGCTGCAACAGGATTATCCCGGTGTGGACACTCTCTCACTGGGAATGAGCGACGACATGGACGCCGCAATTGCGGCAGGCAGTACCATGGTGCGTATTGGCACCGCAATTTTCGGCGCGCGCGACTACGTTAGCGCCACTGCTACACACAACAACTGA
- a CDS encoding type IV pilus twitching motility protein PilT: MDIEDIVALSVKQNAGDLHLCSGHSPFWRCDGRLEVIADQPVVQNKWLENVAARWLSSAQHQELTLNGQVDLALTLGDGVRLRANLFRQRHGLSLALRLIASQCPPLASLHLPQVTQSLLQVEEGLILITGATGSGKSTTLAALIDEINHRQRRHILTLEDPVEFLHHSAQSLIQQREKGQHFTRFDAGLRAALREDPDVILLGELRDAETIRLALTAAETGHLVLATLHTRGAPQAVDRLVDVFPGDEKNVVRSQLAGSLKAVIAQRLVAGVQGRVALFEVLVNGPAVANLIREGKTYQLPGLMQTGSQQGMQTFEQSLAGRQKRGMVTASPSAWPAALLTQANPFAPGQHGEGNNGDACRKVHGEIEPIQVNSVT, from the coding sequence ATGGATATCGAGGACATAGTGGCCCTTAGTGTAAAGCAAAATGCGGGGGATCTGCACCTCTGCAGTGGACATTCGCCATTCTGGCGTTGTGACGGTCGCCTTGAGGTGATCGCTGACCAGCCCGTAGTGCAGAATAAATGGCTGGAAAACGTTGCTGCACGCTGGCTTAGCTCTGCTCAACATCAGGAACTGACGCTGAACGGTCAGGTGGATCTTGCCCTGACACTGGGCGATGGCGTGCGTCTGCGCGCCAATCTTTTTCGCCAGCGTCACGGGTTGTCGCTGGCGCTGCGCCTGATTGCCAGCCAGTGCCCGCCGCTTGCATCACTGCATCTACCGCAGGTCACCCAATCTCTGTTACAGGTGGAAGAAGGGCTAATTCTGATTACCGGTGCGACCGGCAGTGGCAAGTCAACCACGCTGGCCGCGCTGATCGACGAGATCAACCATCGGCAGCGGCGGCATATTCTGACGCTGGAAGATCCGGTTGAATTTCTTCATCACAGCGCGCAGTCGCTGATCCAGCAGCGTGAGAAAGGCCAGCATTTTACCCGCTTTGACGCCGGATTGCGTGCGGCGTTGCGCGAAGATCCCGATGTGATCCTGCTGGGGGAGCTGCGCGATGCGGAAACCATCCGGCTGGCGTTGACGGCCGCCGAGACCGGGCATCTGGTACTGGCAACGCTGCATACCCGTGGTGCCCCGCAGGCGGTGGACCGGCTGGTGGATGTTTTTCCGGGCGATGAAAAAAATGTGGTGCGCAGCCAGCTGGCAGGGAGTTTAAAGGCGGTGATTGCCCAGCGTCTGGTGGCAGGCGTTCAGGGCAGAGTAGCGCTGTTTGAAGTGCTGGTGAACGGCCCGGCGGTGGCCAATTTAATCCGCGAAGGGAAAACTTACCAGTTGCCCGGCCTGATGCAGACCGGCAGCCAGCAGGGAATGCAGACCTTTGAACAAAGCCTGGCCGGACGGCAAAAGAGGGGGATGGTGACTGCCTCGCCGTCGGCATGGCCAGCCGCGCTACTAACCCAGGCGAATCCATTTGCGCCCGGTCAGCACGGTGAGGGCAATAATGGTGATGCCTGCCGCAAGGTGCATGGCGAAATCGAACCGATACAGGTGAACTCCGTGACATAA
- a CDS encoding NrsF family protein, whose amino-acid sequence MRNHDRLIDQLSNRASPVKRTWATGWRVAAWIMAVLPCGMLSSWTFHSKFTDWSQQETLPALLSLLFSFIIGASAIAGAFNLSIAGRRSLNPRRVALLALLWLAANLLNASSTNDSAAAGRFGEGIHCYLFMLSASLPMMVISIVFLYRTRSLCPVQSLALAGCGAAFMSSVLLSLCHGVHLYRFDFAMHLAAGITIIALTVLTGRKWIRLG is encoded by the coding sequence ATGAGAAATCATGATCGGCTGATCGACCAGCTTAGCAACAGGGCAAGCCCGGTAAAACGCACCTGGGCAACGGGCTGGCGCGTTGCCGCCTGGATTATGGCAGTGCTACCTTGCGGCATGCTAAGCAGCTGGACATTTCACAGCAAATTTACCGACTGGTCGCAGCAGGAAACTCTGCCCGCGTTACTCTCGCTGCTGTTTTCATTTATCATCGGCGCCAGCGCCATTGCCGGAGCGTTTAATCTTAGCATCGCCGGTCGCCGGTCGCTTAATCCCAGGAGAGTTGCCCTGCTTGCCTTGCTCTGGCTGGCGGCCAATCTGCTGAACGCTTCTTCAACCAACGATTCGGCAGCGGCGGGAAGGTTCGGCGAGGGGATACACTGCTATCTGTTTATGCTAAGTGCCAGCCTGCCAATGATGGTGATTTCTATTGTGTTCCTTTATCGTACCCGTTCGCTCTGCCCCGTCCAAAGCCTGGCGCTGGCTGGCTGCGGCGCAGCATTTATGTCATCCGTGCTGCTGTCTTTATGTCACGGAGTTCACCTGTATCGGTTCGATTTCGCCATGCACCTTGCGGCAGGCATCACCATTATTGCCCTCACCGTGCTGACCGGGCGCAAATGGATTCGCCTGGGTTAG
- a CDS encoding sigma-70 family RNA polymerase sigma factor: MAEAENQLQAWPTLMARAQAGDRKAYNSLLKAMVPAIRAIVRKKIRNEALVEDVVQETLLAIHRVRHTYDPQRPILPWVAAISSARAIDALRQTGRRQEVQDDDALLNQLADADDFESAEREKSEALSGCLDSLPLRQREMVEMVHLRQQSLVQAAAQCNLSVSAVKALLHRAMRNLRQYGKGNHEKS; this comes from the coding sequence ATGGCAGAGGCTGAAAACCAGCTGCAGGCGTGGCCAACGCTGATGGCCCGCGCACAGGCTGGCGACAGAAAAGCCTACAACAGCCTGCTGAAAGCGATGGTTCCCGCCATCCGGGCCATTGTGCGTAAGAAAATTCGCAATGAGGCGCTGGTTGAAGACGTGGTTCAGGAGACATTGCTGGCGATCCACCGCGTGCGCCATACCTACGATCCACAGCGCCCCATACTGCCATGGGTGGCGGCCATCTCTTCGGCGCGGGCGATTGATGCACTGCGCCAGACTGGTCGCCGTCAGGAGGTTCAGGACGATGATGCGCTGCTCAATCAGCTCGCTGATGCTGACGATTTTGAGTCGGCGGAGAGGGAAAAAAGTGAAGCGTTAAGCGGATGTCTGGATAGCCTGCCGCTGCGTCAGCGCGAGATGGTGGAAATGGTGCATCTGCGCCAACAAAGTCTGGTGCAGGCGGCGGCACAATGTAATCTGTCCGTCTCTGCGGTTAAAGCGTTGTTGCATCGCGCAATGCGAAATCTTCGTCAGTACGGCAAGGGTAACCATGAGAAATCATGA
- a CDS encoding protein-disulfide reductase DsbD family protein: protein MLTAIAAALLGGIILNLMPCVFPVISLKALSLIRHHGKPAQVRSEGLAFLSGVVLTMLALAGALLLARSGGSAVGWGFQLQSPLVIALLALVMLASALNLFGLFEVGLSVQRVGEMGGTRGGLTGSALTGALAIIVATPCSAPFMASAIGYALTQPPLFSLVIFIALAFGFAAPFTLISFFPLLARVLPAPGGWMLTLKQGLAFPMLATVAWLIWVLERQAGSLALAAILVCCIVLSFAAWLYGKAQQRLMMGKRHWPMHIASAVFILLIVPPLANIDAFSRPSNLTDTAEAAATVVWSPQKVDAVKGQGQPVLVNFTASWCITCQVNERSSLSTPAVKAAMARTGTIYMVADSTKYNPDVEQALSDFGRGGLPLYVVYPADGSKPVVLPQVLTPRIVVSALARAAASGKKA, encoded by the coding sequence ATGCTGACTGCCATCGCTGCCGCCCTGCTGGGCGGCATCATTCTCAATCTGATGCCGTGCGTATTCCCGGTTATTTCGCTTAAGGCGCTGAGCCTGATCCGCCACCATGGTAAGCCCGCTCAGGTCAGATCTGAAGGGCTGGCCTTTTTGTCTGGCGTGGTGCTGACCATGCTTGCGCTGGCAGGCGCACTGCTGCTGGCCCGTTCCGGCGGTTCGGCAGTTGGCTGGGGGTTTCAGTTACAGTCACCGCTGGTGATTGCCCTTCTGGCGCTGGTAATGCTGGCGTCAGCGCTCAACCTCTTCGGGCTGTTTGAGGTCGGCCTTTCGGTACAGCGCGTAGGTGAAATGGGGGGGACACGCGGCGGTCTGACGGGTTCTGCCCTGACCGGGGCTTTAGCCATTATCGTCGCCACCCCCTGCAGTGCGCCGTTTATGGCCAGCGCCATCGGCTATGCGCTGACTCAGCCGCCGTTATTCAGCCTGGTTATCTTTATTGCGCTGGCGTTTGGCTTCGCCGCGCCGTTTACACTTATCTCCTTTTTCCCGCTGCTGGCGCGCGTCTTACCCGCGCCAGGCGGCTGGATGTTAACGCTGAAACAGGGTCTTGCGTTTCCCATGCTGGCGACGGTGGCCTGGCTTATATGGGTGCTGGAGCGCCAGGCTGGCTCCCTGGCACTGGCGGCGATTTTGGTTTGCTGCATAGTGCTAAGTTTTGCCGCCTGGCTGTACGGCAAGGCACAGCAACGCCTTATGATGGGAAAACGCCACTGGCCAATGCATATTGCCAGCGCAGTGTTCATTTTGCTGATTGTGCCGCCGCTGGCTAATATTGACGCGTTTTCACGTCCGTCTAACCTTACTGATACCGCCGAAGCCGCAGCCACGGTCGTCTGGTCGCCACAAAAAGTAGACGCGGTAAAAGGCCAGGGTCAGCCTGTTCTGGTCAATTTTACCGCATCATGGTGCATCACCTGTCAGGTCAACGAGCGTTCCTCGCTGTCGACTCCGGCGGTAAAGGCGGCAATGGCGCGCACGGGCACCATTTATATGGTCGCCGACTCAACAAAATATAACCCCGATGTCGAACAGGCGCTCAGTGATTTTGGCCGCGGCGGACTGCCGCTGTACGTTGTTTATCCGGCCGATGGGAGTAAACCGGTGGTGCTGCCACAGGTGCTGACGCCACGGATTGTTGTCTCCGCGCTCGCTCGCGCCGCTGCCAGCGGAAAGAAAGCGTGA
- a CDS encoding peroxiredoxin translates to MHMKSTLGALAAAAILSLTLPVTSALAALQVGDKAPDFQLKSALAGKPTTFALKQALQKGPVVLYFFPAAFSAGCTLEAHAFAEATDEFKKQGATVIGVTAGNVDQIAKFSQLECRDKFTVAADPGAKVAGEYHSTMQFNGKTLSDRTSYVIAPDGKILLGYSDKNPEAHIQKAMDAVKKYRQANPA, encoded by the coding sequence ATGCATATGAAAAGCACCCTGGGCGCGCTGGCTGCCGCAGCCATTCTTAGCCTTACTCTGCCCGTCACATCTGCGCTTGCCGCCCTGCAGGTGGGTGACAAAGCCCCTGATTTTCAGTTGAAGTCTGCACTGGCAGGCAAACCAACAACGTTCGCGCTAAAGCAGGCATTACAGAAAGGGCCAGTGGTACTCTACTTCTTCCCGGCAGCATTCAGTGCAGGCTGCACGCTGGAAGCGCACGCTTTCGCCGAAGCGACCGATGAGTTCAAAAAGCAGGGGGCGACCGTTATCGGCGTGACCGCTGGCAATGTAGACCAAATCGCCAAATTTTCCCAGCTGGAGTGCCGTGACAAATTTACGGTAGCCGCCGATCCGGGCGCTAAAGTGGCCGGAGAATATCACAGCACGATGCAGTTCAATGGTAAAACGCTGTCTGACCGTACCTCGTACGTGATTGCGCCTGACGGTAAAATCCTGCTCGGCTATAGCGATAAAAATCCTGAAGCGCATATTCAAAAAGCGATGGATGCAGTCAAAAAATACCGTCAGGCCAACCCGGCTTAA
- the ruvX gene encoding Holliday junction resolvase RuvX: MMRNQTCLAFDFGTKSIGVAIGQQLTGTARPLIALKAQDGIPDWNRLEALLKEWQPDRVVVGLPLNMDGSEQPLTVRARKFANRLHGRFGVQVDLHDERLSTVEARAELFERGGFRALSKGNVDSLSAVIILESWFENHYE, encoded by the coding sequence ATGATGCGTAATCAAACCTGCCTGGCCTTTGATTTCGGCACTAAAAGCATCGGCGTTGCTATCGGCCAACAGTTGACCGGCACAGCCCGTCCACTTATCGCGCTGAAAGCACAGGACGGCATTCCGGACTGGAACAGGCTCGAAGCCCTGCTGAAAGAGTGGCAGCCAGATCGGGTTGTTGTCGGACTTCCCCTCAATATGGATGGTAGCGAGCAGCCGCTGACGGTACGGGCGCGTAAATTTGCCAACCGCCTGCACGGGCGCTTCGGCGTACAGGTTGACCTGCACGATGAACGCTTAAGCACCGTAGAAGCACGGGCAGAGCTGTTTGAACGCGGCGGTTTTCGTGCGCTTAGCAAAGGCAACGTCGACTCGCTTTCCGCGGTAATCATATTGGAAAGCTGGTTTGAGAATCACTATGAGTAA
- a CDS encoding YqgE/AlgH family protein — protein MNLQHHFLIAMPTLQDPLFKRSVVYICEHSADGAMGLIVNKPMENLTVEGILKKLKISPDARDPALRLDKPVFAGGPLAEDRGFILHSAQTLFTSSIRVSDNTVITTSRDVLETLGTPEQPDNVLVALGYCAWEKGQLEQELLENAWLTTAADSNILFHTPIAERWREAAKSIGVDIHNIASEAGHA, from the coding sequence ATGAATTTACAGCATCATTTTTTGATTGCCATGCCAACGCTGCAGGACCCGCTGTTCAAGCGTTCGGTGGTGTATATTTGTGAGCACAGCGCTGACGGTGCAATGGGGTTGATCGTCAACAAACCCATGGAAAACCTGACGGTTGAAGGCATTCTGAAAAAACTCAAGATTTCGCCCGATGCGCGCGATCCAGCACTAAGACTGGACAAGCCGGTATTTGCAGGTGGCCCGCTGGCAGAGGATCGCGGTTTTATTCTGCATTCGGCTCAGACGTTGTTTACTTCCAGCATTCGCGTGTCAGACAACACGGTGATCACCACTTCACGCGACGTGCTGGAAACCCTCGGTACCCCCGAACAGCCCGATAATGTGCTGGTTGCGCTGGGCTATTGCGCCTGGGAAAAAGGCCAGCTGGAACAGGAACTGCTTGAAAATGCCTGGTTAACCACCGCGGCGGACAGCAATATTCTGTTTCATACGCCAATAGCTGAACGCTGGCGCGAGGCAGCAAAAAGTATCGGCGTTGATATTCATAACATTGCCAGTGAAGCCGGGCATGCATGA
- the gshB gene encoding glutathione synthase, with the protein MIKLGIVMDPITSINIKKDSSFAMLLEAQKRGYEIHYMEMNDLYLRAGEGRARTRLLSVEQNVNQWFAFGDEQDIALSDLNVVLMRKDPPFDTEFIYATYILERAEEKGTLIVNKPQSLRDCNEKLFTAWFADLTPDTLVTRNASQIRKFWQQHNDIILKPLDGMGGASIFRIRQEDPNLSVIVETLTGHGSFYCMAQNYLPAIKDGDKRVLVVDGEPVPYCLARIPKSGETRGNLAAGGRGEARPLTDSDWEIARRVAPVLKQKGLIFVGLDIIGDKLTEINVTSPTCIREIEAAFPISVTAMLMDAIEKRLA; encoded by the coding sequence ATGATTAAGCTTGGCATAGTGATGGACCCGATAACTTCCATCAATATCAAAAAAGATTCCAGCTTTGCGATGTTGCTGGAAGCACAAAAACGCGGTTATGAAATTCACTATATGGAGATGAACGATCTCTATCTGCGCGCTGGTGAAGGGCGGGCGCGTACCCGCCTGCTAAGCGTTGAGCAAAACGTTAATCAATGGTTTGCGTTCGGTGATGAGCAGGATATTGCACTGTCCGACCTGAACGTGGTGCTGATGCGAAAAGATCCCCCATTTGATACCGAGTTTATCTACGCCACCTATATTCTTGAGCGTGCAGAGGAAAAAGGCACGTTGATAGTTAACAAGCCGCAGAGCCTGCGCGATTGTAACGAGAAGCTGTTCACCGCATGGTTTGCCGATTTGACCCCGGATACGCTGGTTACCCGCAATGCCAGCCAGATCCGTAAATTCTGGCAGCAGCATAATGACATCATACTTAAACCGCTGGACGGCATGGGCGGCGCGTCGATTTTCCGCATCAGGCAGGAAGACCCGAATCTGTCGGTCATCGTTGAAACCCTGACCGGACATGGCAGCTTCTACTGCATGGCACAAAACTATCTGCCGGCGATTAAAGACGGCGACAAACGCGTGCTGGTGGTAGACGGTGAGCCGGTGCCGTATTGTCTGGCGCGCATCCCAAAATCAGGTGAAACGCGCGGCAACCTCGCTGCCGGCGGCCGTGGTGAAGCGCGACCTTTGACTGATAGTGACTGGGAAATTGCCCGTCGCGTCGCCCCGGTCCTGAAGCAGAAAGGTCTGATTTTTGTCGGCCTGGATATCATTGGCGATAAGCTGACAGAAATTAATGTGACCAGCCCAACCTGCATCCGTGAGATTGAAGCCGCGTTTCCGATCTCTGTTACCGCGATGCTAATGGATGCGATTGAGAAACGCCTCGCCTGA